A window of Terriglobales bacterium contains these coding sequences:
- a CDS encoding redoxin domain-containing protein, which produces MRQLADYGKRTGDFLQAGYRVVALSVDEPQRTEHLRRTLSLSFPILCDVERQVVRGWDLFNPGEKGGIAVPATFVLDGERRVRLSSVEDVRHRAGADEVLACLRGQATQAAKRTLRPAMLRALRNMFRYGLVSPRK; this is translated from the coding sequence ATCCGCCAGTTGGCGGACTACGGCAAGCGTACGGGCGACTTTTTGCAGGCGGGATATCGCGTCGTCGCCTTGTCGGTGGACGAGCCGCAGCGCACGGAGCATCTGCGGCGGACGTTGAGCTTGTCCTTCCCAATTTTGTGCGACGTCGAGCGGCAGGTGGTGCGCGGCTGGGATTTGTTCAACCCGGGCGAGAAGGGCGGCATCGCCGTGCCCGCCACGTTCGTGCTCGACGGCGAGCGGCGCGTGCGCCTCTCCTCCGTCGAGGACGTACGACATCGCGCCGGCGCCGACGAGGTGCTGGCGTGCCTGCGCGGCCAGGCGACGCAGGCGGCCAAGCGAACGTTGCGCCCCGCCATGTTGCGCGCGCTGCGCAACATGTTCCGCTACGGCCTCGTCTCGCCGCGAAAATGA